One genomic region from Sphingobacterium sp. UGAL515B_05 encodes:
- a CDS encoding alpha/beta hydrolase — MREIESKSGYAPANGIKLYYEIFGTGEPLVLIHGGGSSGYTDFEETVKRLHDQYQLIVIDLQNHGRSEHRTTPETFEQDAKDISAVLDFFYIEKASFFGFSNGATTLLKFVTMYPDKVEKLIAASGNTKREGLLDGFFESMEASTINDIPPSLKENFMKLNPDPEKFRNMYEKDSQRMINFKDFETESLSLLTCPVFLIGGDQDVVKTTHLAAMQQQIPHARLLILPANHGNYMMADFNGDVNDQLIDFTLGQIQHFLAPN, encoded by the coding sequence ATGCGTGAAATAGAATCGAAAAGCGGTTATGCACCTGCAAATGGAATAAAACTTTACTACGAAATATTCGGCACAGGAGAGCCTTTAGTATTGATTCATGGCGGAGGTTCCTCTGGCTACACTGATTTTGAAGAGACAGTAAAAAGATTGCATGATCAGTACCAGTTGATTGTGATAGACCTGCAAAATCATGGAAGATCCGAACACAGAACCACTCCCGAAACCTTCGAGCAGGATGCGAAAGATATTTCGGCTGTTCTTGACTTCTTTTATATTGAAAAAGCTTCATTTTTCGGTTTTAGCAATGGAGCGACAACACTTTTGAAATTTGTGACGATGTATCCGGACAAGGTGGAAAAGCTGATTGCTGCATCGGGAAATACCAAAAGAGAGGGGCTTTTAGATGGTTTTTTTGAAAGTATGGAAGCTTCAACGATCAACGATATACCGCCTTCTCTCAAAGAAAATTTTATGAAGCTGAACCCAGATCCAGAGAAATTTCGAAATATGTATGAAAAAGATAGCCAGCGCATGATAAACTTTAAAGACTTCGAAACGGAATCCTTAAGCCTTTTGACCTGCCCGGTATTTTTGATAGGTGGAGACCAAGATGTTGTAAAAACGACACATCTAGCTGCCATGCAACAGCAGATTCCTCATGCTCGACTACTTATTTTACCGGCTAATCATGGGAACTATATGATGGCTGATTTTAATGGCGATGTAAATGACCAACTGATCGATTTTACACTAGGACAAATACAGCATTTTTTGGCACCCAATTGA
- a CDS encoding YqaE/Pmp3 family membrane protein: MILIAVLLPWLSFFLRGKILSGILCLILQMTILGWIPAAIWAVASRVDGKNEQRIRKMERNMRNYR; the protein is encoded by the coding sequence ATGATATTAATAGCAGTCTTACTTCCTTGGTTATCGTTTTTCTTACGCGGTAAGATTCTAAGTGGCATTCTCTGTTTGATCCTACAGATGACTATACTGGGTTGGATACCCGCAGCCATTTGGGCGGTTGCATCTCGTGTTGACGGAAAAAACGAACAGCGCATACGTAAGATGGAACGTAATATGCGTAATTATCGATAA